A single window of Larimichthys crocea isolate SSNF chromosome XII, L_crocea_2.0, whole genome shotgun sequence DNA harbors:
- the coro1a gene encoding coronin-1A, which translates to MARRVVRTSKFRHVFGQALKADQCYDDIRISQMTWDSNFCSVNPKFVAMIVDASGGGAFMVLPLSKTGRIDMSYPTVCGHTGPVLDIEFCPHNDNIIASSSEDCSVMIWEIPDGGLTTSLTDPVVKLDGHSKRVGILSWHPTAHNVLMSAGCDNVVILWNVARGESVVRIDSVHPDLIYSACWNSDGSKILTTCKDKTMRVLDPRKGTVLVEKEKTHEGSRPIRAVFVSGGKILTTGFSRMSERQVALWDPKNFGEPLTLQELDTSSGVLLPFFDPDTGIVYLCGKGDSSIRYFEVTDEAPYVHYLSIYSSKESQKGIGCMPKRGLDVSKCEITRFYKLHERKCEPIVMTVPRKSDLFQEDLYPDTIGPEPSVEADEWFQGKDAPPILISLKDGFVTTTKAKEFKLHKSLLKTTTASAGNEQENSGDVQSLRKEVKDLKAAVEELTKRVSELENKH; encoded by the exons ATGGCCAGGAGGGTTGTAAGAACCAGTAAGTTCCGTCACGTCTTTGGCCAGGCTTTGAAAGCTGACCAATGCTACGATGACATCCGAATCTCCCAGATGACATGGGACAGCAACTTCTGCTCTGTCAACCCCAAATTTGTGGCCATGATTGTGGATGCCAGTGGCGGAGGAGCCTTCATGGTGTTGCCCCTGTCCAAG acaGGACGTATCGACATGTCCTACCCGACTGTGTGCGGCCACACGGGGCCTGTTCTGGACATCGAGTTTTGTCCTCACAACGACAACATCATTGCCAGCAGCTCTGAGGACTGCAGTGTCATG ATTTGGGAGATCCCGGATGGGGGGCTGACCACATCACTCACGGACCCCGTTGTCAAGCTGGACGGGCACTCCAAACGTGTGGGCATCCTGAGCTGGCACCCCACTGCCCACAATGTGCTGATGAGTGCAG GCTGTGACAACGTGGTGATCCTGTGGAACGTGGCTCGTGGGGAGTCAGTGGTGAGGATCGACAGCGTACACCCCGACCTCATCTACAGCGCCTGCTGGAACAGCGACGGCTCCAAGATTCTCACCACCTGCAAGGACAAGACTATGCGAGTCCTGGACCCACGCAAGGGCACCGTCCTCGTT GAGAAGGAGAAGACTCATGAGGGCTCCAGGCCTATCAGGGCGGTGTTTGTGTCCGGTGGGAAGATCCTCACTACCGGCTTCAGCCGCATGAGTGAGAGACAGGTGGCGCTGTGGGACCCA aAGAACTTCGGAGAGCCGCTGACACTTCAGGAACTGGACACCAGCAGCGGCGTCCTCCTGCCATTTTTCGACCCAGACACTGGGATCGTCTACCTCTGTGGCAAG ggAGACAGCAGTATCCGTTACTTTGAGGTGACGGATGAGGCTCCCTACGTGCACTACCTGTCCATTTACAGCAGCAAGGAGAGCCAGAAGGGGATCGGATGCATGCCAAAGAGAGGCCTGGATGTCAGCAAATGTGAAATCACCAG GTTCTACAAACTGCACGAGAGAAAGTGTGAGCCCATAGTCATGACGGTGCCACGCAAG TCTGACCTGTTCCAGGAGGACCTGTACCCCGACACCATCGGTCCTGAGCCTTCAGTCGAAGCCGACGAATGGTTTCAAGGAAAAGACGCCCCGCCTATTCTGATCTCTCTAAAGGACGGGTTTGTAACAACCACCAAAGCCAAGGAGTTCAAACTTCACAAGAGTCTCCTGAAGACCACCACTGCTTCTGCTGGGAACGAACAGGAGAACAGCGGG gatgTCCAGTCCTTGAGAAAGGAGGTGAAGGACCTCAAAGCAGCGGTAGAAGAGCTGACCAAGCGTGTGAGCGAGCTGGAGAACAAGCATTAA
- the paqr4a gene encoding progestin and adipoQ receptor family member 4a isoform X1, which translates to MPTQMVSHKVLVAIILLNVYIGVQSVFYLFGGVLLTVLFAMAFLNGPRLLDWANSPPHLQFNKYVLTGYRPISSVQDCIRSLFYLHNELGNIYTHGIPLVCFLVLLPLNIPWSQISVTWLGVVHFLACLSPQLGSVLYHLFMNHEGGEPVYHTLLKLDVCGICMINTLGALPIVYSTLLCYPFIRTVALLVYILLSSHAIYCAVTARSSVRRLRSFAWQALFRFSFFLLRWVGVGGGSPTSLRHFLMMDALAVLGGVINIARIPERFRPGLFDYWCNSHQIMHVLVVGSILYLHWGVLDDLLWINSYNCPSD; encoded by the exons atgccaaCACAAATGGTATCCCATAAGGTTTTAGTCGCAATAATCTTATTGAACGTGTACATAGGTGTACAGTCGGTTTTCTACTTATTCGGCGGGGTCCTTCTCACCGTCCTGTTTGCTATGGCGTTTTTAAATGGACCCCGGCTGCTGGACTGGGCGAACTCACCTCCACACCTGCAGTTCAACAAGTACGTCCTGACGGGATACCGGCCCATCTCCTCCGTGCAGGACTGCATCAGGAGCCTGTTTTACCTGCACAATGAGCTGGGGAACATTTACACTCACG gCATCCCTTTGGTTTGCTTCCTGGTGCTGCTGCCTCTCAACATTCCCTGGTCTCAGATCAGCGTCACGTGGTTGGGCGTGGTGCACTTCCTGGCTTGCCTGTCGCCCCAGCTGGGATCCGTGCTCTATCACCTCTTCATGAACCACGAGGGAGGGGAGCCGGTCTACCACACCCTCCTCAAACTCGACGTGTGTGGAATCTGCATGATCAACACATTGG GGGCGCTGCCCATTGTCTACAGCACGTTGCTGTGCTACCCGTTCATCCGCACTGTGGCCCTGTTAGTCTACATCCTGCTGTCCAGCCACGCCATCTACTGTGCCGTCACGGCTCGGAGCAGCGTTCGCCGGCTGCGCTCCTTCGCCTGGCAGGCGCTGTTCcgcttctccttcttcttgctGCGCTGGGTGGGCGTAGGCGGCGGCAGCCCCACCTCGCTACGCCACTTTCTTATGATGGACGCACTGGCCGTGCTGGGCGGGGTCATCAACATCGCACGCATCCCGGAGCGCTTCCGCCCGGGCCTCTTTGACTACTGGTGCAACAGCCACCAGATCATGCATGTACTGGTGGTGGGCTCCATCCTTTACCTGCACTGGGGTGTGCTAGACGACTTGCTGTGGATCAACAGCTACAACTGTCCCTCAGACTGA
- the paqr4a gene encoding progestin and adipoQ receptor family member 4a isoform X2, giving the protein MAFLNGPRLLDWANSPPHLQFNKYVLTGYRPISSVQDCIRSLFYLHNELGNIYTHGIPLVCFLVLLPLNIPWSQISVTWLGVVHFLACLSPQLGSVLYHLFMNHEGGEPVYHTLLKLDVCGICMINTLGALPIVYSTLLCYPFIRTVALLVYILLSSHAIYCAVTARSSVRRLRSFAWQALFRFSFFLLRWVGVGGGSPTSLRHFLMMDALAVLGGVINIARIPERFRPGLFDYWCNSHQIMHVLVVGSILYLHWGVLDDLLWINSYNCPSD; this is encoded by the exons ATGGCGTTTTTAAATGGACCCCGGCTGCTGGACTGGGCGAACTCACCTCCACACCTGCAGTTCAACAAGTACGTCCTGACGGGATACCGGCCCATCTCCTCCGTGCAGGACTGCATCAGGAGCCTGTTTTACCTGCACAATGAGCTGGGGAACATTTACACTCACG gCATCCCTTTGGTTTGCTTCCTGGTGCTGCTGCCTCTCAACATTCCCTGGTCTCAGATCAGCGTCACGTGGTTGGGCGTGGTGCACTTCCTGGCTTGCCTGTCGCCCCAGCTGGGATCCGTGCTCTATCACCTCTTCATGAACCACGAGGGAGGGGAGCCGGTCTACCACACCCTCCTCAAACTCGACGTGTGTGGAATCTGCATGATCAACACATTGG GGGCGCTGCCCATTGTCTACAGCACGTTGCTGTGCTACCCGTTCATCCGCACTGTGGCCCTGTTAGTCTACATCCTGCTGTCCAGCCACGCCATCTACTGTGCCGTCACGGCTCGGAGCAGCGTTCGCCGGCTGCGCTCCTTCGCCTGGCAGGCGCTGTTCcgcttctccttcttcttgctGCGCTGGGTGGGCGTAGGCGGCGGCAGCCCCACCTCGCTACGCCACTTTCTTATGATGGACGCACTGGCCGTGCTGGGCGGGGTCATCAACATCGCACGCATCCCGGAGCGCTTCCGCCCGGGCCTCTTTGACTACTGGTGCAACAGCCACCAGATCATGCATGTACTGGTGGTGGGCTCCATCCTTTACCTGCACTGGGGTGTGCTAGACGACTTGCTGTGGATCAACAGCTACAACTGTCCCTCAGACTGA
- the LOC104934483 gene encoding perforin-1: protein MFLLNVCICASLMLSLPQCTYQSCIDGTPKQCVDAEFAPGTNLAGEGFDITKMERKGAFVLDMNKWKRKDKTCMLCSNPYMENKKQKVPLSVVDWRPNYSCSMKVVSNLHRSSESLVSSSTSSVDNNWKVNLNFNVGAKGGSLMLAGTNSKLAEYSMGKTKNDKFSFTSQSISCEYYSYRVSGTPKLHQEFRKAVKQLPKIYSPESKQRFYKLIDNFGTHYITKVKLGGSVQSVTSIRQCQASLQGLSVEEVQMCLDAEASASIKAEIKTEVKHCQKDINKMESKTSFSGLFNDRFTEIRGGHTSEPDLLFSADKDPSAYKEWLTTLPQNPDIFEYSLDSLHELLPTNTPTRKNLQSAISHYILEKGLWKNCSDRCQAGIKSDSKDPCVCQCHNDPAVNQDCCPTRKGMARVIITVQRASDLWGDHTTATDGYVKVSFNGMMRMRTPVIYNNNNPHWAMTVDLGTQDLSAGNKVRFEVWDQDNTWDDDLLGACQQDLSAGVKEDLCVLQHGRLFFKWEVKCGPHLSGGLCTDYERSPMSQSLKKLYVSRHAHPIPKAILLEMGVFVDEASSQRNQSLSAASQKVDVI, encoded by the exons ATGTTTCTGTTGAATGTTTGCATCTGTGCAAGCCTCATGCTGTCCCTCCCTCAGTGTACGTATCAATCATGCATAGACGGGACACCTAAACAATGTGTGGACGCAGAATTTGCTCCAGGTACCAATTTGGCCGGGGAAGGCTTCGACATCACCAAAATGGAACGTAAGGGGGCCTTTGTGCTCGACATGAATAAGTGGAAACGCAAAGACAAGACATGCATGCTGTGTAGCAACCCCTATATGgagaacaaaaagcaaaaggtccCCTTGTCAGTGGTGGACTGGAGGCCAAACTACTCCTGCAGCATGAAAGTGGTCAGTAATCTCCACCGATCCAGTGAGTCCCTGGTCAGTTCCAGCACCTCTTCTGTGGATAACAACTGGAAGGTCAATCTAAACTTTAATGTGGGTGCAAAAGGCGGCTCACTAATGTTAGCTGGTACAAATTCTAAACTGGCTGAATATTCTATGGGAAAAACTAAGAATGACAAGTTCAGTTTCACAAGCCAAAGCATATCCTGTGAGTACTACAG TTATCGAGTGTCCGGCACACCCAAGTTGCACCAAGAATTTCGCAAAGCAGTGAAACAGCTCCCTAAAATCTACAGCCCTGAAAGCAAGCAACGATTTTACAAACTGATCGACAACTTCGGCACCCATTACATCACAAAG GTGAAACTGGGAGGAAGTGTTCAGTCTGTGACCAGCATCAGGCAGTGCCAGGCCAGCCTCCAGGGGCTCAgcgtggaggaggtgcagatgTGCCTGGATGCTGAGGCCTCAGCCAGCATCAAAGCTGAAATTAAAACTGAAGTAAAACACTGCCAGAAGGACATTAACAAGATGGAAAGTAAGACATCCTTCTCCGGACTCTTCAACGACAG GTTCACAGAAATAAGGGGGGGACATACATCAGAGCCAGaccttctcttctctgctgaCAAAGATCCATCCGCCTACAAGGAATGGCTGACCACACTTCCACAGAATCCAGACATATTTGAATATTCACTAGACTCACTTCATGAGTTACTGCCTACCAACACCCCTACCCGGAAGAACCTGCAGTCTGCCATTAGCCATTACATTCTGGAAAAAGGCCTGTGGAAGAACTGCAGTGACCGCTGTCAGGCCGGCATCAAGAGCGACTCGAAGGATCCCTGCGTCTGCCAATGTCACAATGACCCAGCTGTAAACCAAGACTGCTGCCCGACCCGTAAGGGCATGGCACGGGTCATCATAACTGTACAACGGGCTTCGGATCTTTGGGGAGATCACACCACAGCCACAGATGGCTACGTGAAGGTGTCCTTCAATGGGATGATGCGCATGCGTACTCCTgtcatttacaacaacaacaacccacaCTGGGCCATGACTGTCGACCTGGGCACGCAGGATTTATCAGCGGGCAATAAAGTGAGATTTGAAGTTTGGGATCAGGACAACACCTGGGACGATGACCTTTTGGGCGCATGTCAGCAAGATCTGTCTGCTGGAGTCAAGGAGGATCTCTGCGTTCTGCAGCACGGCAGACTGTTCTTCAAATGGGAAGTGAAATGTGGTCCACATCTGAGTGGAGGTTTATGCACAGACTACGAACGTTCGCCTATGAGTCAAAGTCTGAAGAAGTTGTACGTGTCCCGTCATGCCCACCCGATTCCAAAGGCCATCCTGTTAGAGatgggtgtgtttgtggatgaaGCAAGCTCACAGAGAAACCAGAGCCTTAGTGCAGCGAGTCAAAAGGTTGATGTGATATAA
- the LOC109138328 gene encoding perforin-1 — translation MQREQARRRINHQFASITKLNSNMFLLNICICASLMLSLPQCMYQSCIEGTPKQCENAEFAPGTNLAGEGFDITKMERKGAFVLDMNKWKRKDKTCMLCSNPYMENKKQKVPLSVVDWRPNYSCSMKVASKLHRSSESLVSSSTSSVDNNWQVNLDVNVGAKGGSAMLAGTNSKLAEYSMGKTKNDKFSFTSQSISCEYYSYRVSGTPKLHQEFSKAVNQLPKIYSPESKQRFYKLIDNFGTHYITKVKLGGSVQSVTSIRQCQASLQGLSVEEVQMCLDAEASASIKAEIKTEVKHCQKDINKMESKTSFSGLFNDRFTEIRGGHTSEPDLLFSADKDPSAYKEWLTTLPQNPDIFEYSLDSLHELLPTNTPTRKNLRSAISHYILEKGLWKNCSDRCQAGIKSDSKDPCVCQCHNDPAVNQDCCPTRKGMARVIITVQRASGLWGDHTTATDGYVKVSFNGMMRMRTPVINNNNNPHWAMTVDLGTQDLSAGNKVRFEVWDQDNTWDDDLLGACQQDLSAGVKEDLCALQHGRLFFKWEVKCGPHLSGGLCTDYERSPMSQSLKKLYVSRHAHPIPKAILLEMGVFVDEASSQRNQSLSAASQKVDVI, via the exons ATGCAGCGCGAACAGGCAAGACGAAG gatAAATCATCAGTTTGCATCCATCACCAAACTTAACAGcaacatgtttctgttgaatATTTGCATCTGTGCAAGCCTCATGCTGTCCCTCCCTCAGTGTATGTATCAATCATGCATAGAGGGGACACCTAAACAATGTGAGAACGCAGAATTTGCTCCAGGTACCAATTTGGCCGGGGAAGGCTTCGACATCACCAAAATGGAACGTAAGGGGGCCTTTGTGCTCGACATGAATAAGTGGAAACGCAAAGACAAGACATGCATGCTGTGTAGCAACCCCTATATGgagaacaaaaagcaaaaggtccCCTTGTCAGTGGTGGACTGGAGGCCAAACTACTCCTGCAGCATGAAAGTGGCCAGTAAACTCCACCGATCCAGTGAGTCCCTGGTCAGTTCCAGCACCTCTTCTGTGGATAACAACTGGCAGGTCAATCTAGATGTTAATGTGGGTGCAAAAGGCGGCTCTGCGATGTTAGCTGGTACAAATTCTAAACTGGCTGAATATTCTATGGGAAAAACTAAGAATGACAAGTTCAGTTTCACAAGCCAAAGCATATCCTGTGAGTACTACAG TTATCGAGTGTCCGGCACACCCAAGTTGCACCAAGAATTTAGCAAAGCAGTGAACCAGCTCCCTAAAATCTACAGCCCTGAAAGCAAGCAACGATTTTACAAACTGATCGACAACTTCGGCACCCATTACATCACAAAG GTGAAACTGGGAGGAAGTGTTCAGTCTGTGACCAGCATCAGGCAGTGCCAGGCCAGCCTCCAGGGGCTCAgcgtggaggaggtgcagatgTGCCTGGATGCTGAGGCCTCAGCCAGCATCAAAGCTGAAATTAAAACTGAAGTAAAACACTGCCAGAAGGACATTAACAAGATGGAAAGTAAGACATCCTTCTCCGGACTCTTCAACGACAG GTTCACAGAAATAAGGGGGGGACATACATCAGAGCCAGaccttctcttctctgctgaCAAAGATCCATCCGCCTACAAGGAATGGCTGACCACACTTCCACAGAATCCAGACATATTTGAATATTCACTAGACTCACTTCATGAGTTACTGCCTACCAACACCCCTACCCGGAAGAACCTGCGCTCTGCCATTAGCCATTACATTCTGGAAAAAGGCCTGTGGAAGAACTGCAGTGACCGCTGTCAGGCCGGCATCAAGAGCGACTCGAAGGATCCCTGCGTCTGCCAATGTCACAATGACCCAGCTGTAAACCAAGACTGCTGCCCGACCCGTAAGGGCATGGCACGGGTCATCATAACTGTACAACGGGCTTCAGGTCTTTGGGGAGATCACACCACAGCCACAGATGGCTACGTGAAGGTGTCCTTCAATGGGATGATGCGCATGCGTACTCCTgtcattaacaacaacaacaacccacaCTGGGCCATGACTGTCGACCTGGGCACGCAGGATTTATCAGCGGGCAATAAAGTGAGATTTGAAGTTTGGGATCAGGACAACACCTGGGACGATGACCTTTTGGGCGCATGTCAGCAAGATCTGTCTGCTGGAGTCAAGGAGGATCTCTGCGCTCTGCAGCACGGCAGACTGTTCTTCAAATGGGAAGTGAAATGTGGTCCACATCTGAGTGGAGGTTTATGCACAGACTACGAACGTTCGCCTATGAGTCAAAGTCTAAAGAAGCTGTACGTGTCCCGTCATGCCCACCCGATTCCAAAGGCCATCCTGTTAGAGatgggtgtgtttgtggatgaaGCAAGCTCACAGAGAAACCAGAGCCTTAGTGCAGCGAGTCAAAAGGTTGATGTGATATAA